A window of Oncorhynchus tshawytscha isolate Ot180627B linkage group LG10, Otsh_v2.0, whole genome shotgun sequence contains these coding sequences:
- the LOC112259605 gene encoding uncharacterized protein LOC112259605 encodes MFHSASKLTFGKAINLIVEPNGTPARPTLSILTPHHKIENDDQPEVCLATGFFPRIENMNLTLGNNVTVPRKTTKAALSSTRTYFFAGFSKENIKRCEMDGVVKKRVDGGFPDVSNDKTTATTASDNCEHERLNNATATNYTDYTKMNFTSLVVYGLRVLFAKAVAFNVLFTVKALVF; translated from the exons ATGTTCCACAGTGCATCTAAACTGACATTTGGAAAAGCCATCAATCTCATTGTTGAACCCA ATGGAACTCCTGCCCGCCCAACACTGTCCATCCTCACCCCACACCACAAGATAGAGAATGATGACCAGCCTGAGGTGTGCCTGGCTACAGGCTTCTTTCCTAGGATTGAAAACATGAATCTCACCCTGGGGAATAATGTTACTGTCCCACGCAAAACAACCAAGGCAGCTTTATCTTCCACACGTACCTACTTCTTTGCCGGATTCTCCAAAGAGAATATCAAGCGTTGTGAGATGGATGGCGTCGTCAAGAAGCGTGTTGATGGTGGTTTTCCAGATGTGTCTAACG ATAAGACCACGGCTACAACTGCTTCTGACAATTGCGAACATGAACGCctcaacaatgctactgccacCAACTATACCG ATTATACCAAGATGAACTTCACATCCTTGGTTGTGTATGGTTTGAGAGTGCTGTTTGCCAAAGCCGTGGCATTTAATGTGCTATTTACTGTCAAGGCCCTGGTGTTCTAG